The Methanothermobacter sp. CaT2 DNA window GGTAGTCATAATTACATGATTTTTAATAAACCGGAGTTTTTGAAAAGTTATATAATAGGATACAATAAATTTCTCAAGTGATTAACGTTTACTGGAGATGATTCGTTGATAGCTGGAACAAGGGGGAGTCGCCTGGCGCTTGTCCAGACGAACCATGTCATCGAGATGCTCAGTGAAGTCTGCGAAGAGAAAATCGAGAAGAGGATCATAAAGACAAAGGGCGACAGGATAAGGGATTCCCAGCTCTACAGCATGGACTCCAGGGGTCTATTCACAAGGGAACTCGACATCGCAGTCCTTAACGAGGAGGTGGACCTTGCAGTCCACAGCCTGAAGGATGTCCCCAGTGACCTGGACCCTGACCTTGCGATTGCAGCCGTGCCGCCCAGGGAATCACCTGCAGAGGTCCTTGTATCCCGCCTTGACTGGGACGAGCTCCCCCCCGGTTCCAGGATTGGAACCAGCAGTCTACGAAGGGAAGCATTCTGCAACCATCACCAAAAAAATTTTAAGATGGAGCCCCTAAGAGGAAACATAGATACAAGGATACGGAAGGTTATGGATGGAGAGGTCCATGCAACCATAATGGCCGAGGCAGGGCTGAAACGTCTTGGACTTGAAGAGTACATTAAAAGAAGGTTCCCACTGGAATACTTCACACCTGCCGCCGGTCAGGGAGCCCTCGCGGTTGTGACAAGGGCTGACAGTGAATTGAGGAGCTCCATAGAGAGGATAACCCACCATCCATCCCGGCAGGAGGTCACAGCTGAGAAGACACTCCTCAGGGAGCTCGGTGCAGGTTGCCAGTGCCCCCTCGGTGTCATAGGAAGGGCCACTGGAAACCAGCTGACCCTCTACGCTGTACTTCTAACCAGAGAAGGTGAGATGCTCAGGAAGGTAACCGCTAAGGGGTCTCTTGCTGAAGCAGAGGATATAGGTAAAAAAGCCGCCAAAGAAATGGAGGATTATATTTGAGACAGATAAATGTGGGTGTAATCGGCGTTGGAGCCATGGGTTACAACCATGCCAGAGTTTACTACAGACTTAAAAATGCAAATCTTATGGCTGTGTCAGACATCATGAAGGGAACGCTTCAGAAGGTCGCCAACAAGTATGACACCGTTGGATACGTGGACTATGAGAACCTCCTGGAGATACCCGAGATAGAGGTCGTCAGTGTATGCGTGCCAACCACCCACCATTACAGAGTGGTCATGGATGCCCTTGAACATGACAAGCACGTTCTCGTTGAGAAACCCATCGCATTCACCCTCGAGGAGGCAGAGGAGATGGTGAAGACGGCGCGCAAAAGGGGTCTGAAGCTGGGTACCGGCCATGTTGAAAGGTTCAACCCCGCCGTCCAGAAGGCCAGGGAACTCATTGAGAATGATGTGATAGGTGACGTGGTCTCTGCATCAGCAAAGAGGGTCGGACCGTTCCCTCCAAGGATAAAGGATGTTGGGGTAACCATCGACCTTGCCATACACGACCTCGATGTGATGCACTACCTCTTCAGTGAACCCGTTGCAGAGGTCTACGCTGTTATGGAGAGCATACTAGAGAAGTGTGAGTACGAGGACCATGCCGAGATAATGACAAAATTCAAAAGCGGAATCACCGGGATACTCGAGGTTAACTGGCTCACACCCTACAAGAGGAGGAAGCTGGCCATCACAGGGACTGATGGTATAATCAACGTTGACTATATAGACCAGAGACTGGATGTCTATGGTAAGTTCGCCCAGGACGTGGATATAAAACATGAGGAACCCCTGAAGAATGAAATCAAATCATTCCTCATGTCTGTTATAAATGATGAGGAGCCTGAAATAACAGGTGAGGATGGTATATACGCCCTCAGGACTGTGCTTGCAGCCATGAAGTCTGCGAGGGATCACAGGCCCGTGAAGGTTAATGGTGACATTTGAGGTGCTTGTATGGAAAATGAACTTATAAGGAAGGCCCAGGAGCTCAGGAGCAGAGGATTTACCACAGGGGAAATTGCAGATGAACTGAACGTGTCAAAGGACACTGCAAGGTGGCTTACACTTCAGACAACAACCTCTGTTTCCAGTAAGGAGGCCCCTGTGGATTTTGCAATCAACTGGGAGAGCCTGGGGGGCAGTTCATCCCGTATGAGGTATGTTTCAGCTGCCATGGCAGACATGGCCCTCAAGTATGGTGTTGCAGATGTTGTTCTTGGCATCGCCATAAGCGGTGTTCCCTTCGCAACGCTGATGGCCGATGTTATGGGTGCTGAAACTGGACTGGAAACCTCACTTGCAGTTTTTCACCCTGTAAAGCACAGGAAGGATGAGGGTGCAGAGGGAGCCATAAGCAGTAACTTTGCAAAGGTCAAGGGTAAGAGGGTCGTTGTTGTTGATGACGTCATAACAAGCGGCCGAACCATAGCTGAGGTGGTTGAGGTCCTCAAGAATCAGGGAGCGAAGCCCATAGCCGTCACGGTCCTAATAGACAAGAAGGGCATATCAGAGGTTGACGGTGTGCCTGTTGAGTCACTCATAAGGGTGAGGAGACTCGGCTGAGGAGTTCACTTCATCGCAGAGGTTGACGGTGTGCCTGTTGAGTCACTCATAAGGGTGAGGAGACTCGGCTGAGGAGTTCACTTCATCGCAGAGGTTGACGGTGTGCCTGTTGAGTCACTCATAAGGGTGAGGAGACTCGGCTGAGGAGTTCACTTCATCACCCCACCTCTTATCTCACAGAATTTTTTTGCATATCTAATTTTCCATTTAAAGTGTGGATATAACCTCCAGCACTGATTTTTCCCCCTACTTAATCTCATAATTGTCAGATAAGGGTTTCAGCATGCCTCGAGGGAGATCACCTTTTTATCCGCATAATCGATGCCCATTCAGAACCTCAGGGCCATGAACTGAAAAATTAATCATCAAATCCCCTTCAAGCTGGAATATTTTTTCTAAATTATATGGATAGTGGTAAGTTTTCATGCCCACATAGTTAATACTATGTCAGTCCATCTATATGAAACCGGATCTCTGAAAAACGCGACATTTTTAAGGGAACTCTTTTTTGCCCTGAAAAACCTTTTAATCCATGGGGGGTTTCTCCCGGCGCTGTGGGGGCCATCACTCCTTGTGGCATCATCAGTTCTCCTTGAAAGCCACTGCAGCCCCCTAAGCTGCGGGGTATCCTTCATGCTGCCCCTTACAGTCTACGCCTATGACTACCTTGCTGACCTCGATGTGGACTCCCTGACGAACTCTGATAGGTCAGAATTCAATCGTAGATGGGGTAAATGGCTGCTGGCAGCCTATGCAGGAGCCCTTCTGGCGCTGCTACTGATCTGTATGGATCCGCTGATCATGGCCCTCACAGCCGCACTCTTCATTATGGGGATCATGTACGCAGGATTCTTCAAGGGTCTCACAAGGTACATGACAGGGTTCAAGAACATCTACCTGGGCCTTATATGGAGTTCATGGACAACCATACCTGCAATGGGCGGATCCCACCCTGCACAGGCCCTGGTCTTCATCTTCATGTTCCTCAAGGTGTATGTGAACACAGCCTTCAGCGACTACAAGGACGTTGAATCGGATTCCCTGAAGGGCCTCAAAACCCTCCCGGTAGTCTTCGGTGAGAACAGCCTGATGATCCTGCAGCTCATCAATGCACTTGGAGCTACCATCCTCAGCCTTGGGGTTCTCACAGGGATCATCCCCTTCATAGGCGTGGTTGCGGTGATCCTCTCAGTGTACACCGCCCTTTACCTGCACCTGAAACCCTTCATGGATATAAGGACAGCGACCCTCATAGCGGACCTCGAGGGACCCCTTCACCTCCTGCTTGCCGTGGGGGTCATCTCCTGAAGGTGGATCCCACAGAATCAGAACATTAGGAAGAACAAAAAAACTTAAAGGTCACCGCGTAACAGTGGATCCCACGGAATACAGTGCCACACAGTGATGACACAGAAAAAGGGGATCATTCAAGGTACTGAATCACAGAAATGTGCAGAATCAGGGGCGGTACCTCAGTATCGCCCCTATACCTCCA harbors:
- the hemC gene encoding hydroxymethylbilane synthase, whose protein sequence is MIAGTRGSRLALVQTNHVIEMLSEVCEEKIEKRIIKTKGDRIRDSQLYSMDSRGLFTRELDIAVLNEEVDLAVHSLKDVPSDLDPDLAIAAVPPRESPAEVLVSRLDWDELPPGSRIGTSSLRREAFCNHHQKNFKMEPLRGNIDTRIRKVMDGEVHATIMAEAGLKRLGLEEYIKRRFPLEYFTPAAGQGALAVVTRADSELRSSIERITHHPSRQEVTAEKTLLRELGAGCQCPLGVIGRATGNQLTLYAVLLTREGEMLRKVTAKGSLAEAEDIGKKAAKEMEDYI
- a CDS encoding Gfo/Idh/MocA family protein gives rise to the protein MRQINVGVIGVGAMGYNHARVYYRLKNANLMAVSDIMKGTLQKVANKYDTVGYVDYENLLEIPEIEVVSVCVPTTHHYRVVMDALEHDKHVLVEKPIAFTLEEAEEMVKTARKRGLKLGTGHVERFNPAVQKARELIENDVIGDVVSASAKRVGPFPPRIKDVGVTIDLAIHDLDVMHYLFSEPVAEVYAVMESILEKCEYEDHAEIMTKFKSGITGILEVNWLTPYKRRKLAITGTDGIINVDYIDQRLDVYGKFAQDVDIKHEEPLKNEIKSFLMSVINDEEPEITGEDGIYALRTVLAAMKSARDHRPVKVNGDI
- a CDS encoding orotate phosphoribosyltransferase-like protein gives rise to the protein MENELIRKAQELRSRGFTTGEIADELNVSKDTARWLTLQTTTSVSSKEAPVDFAINWESLGGSSSRMRYVSAAMADMALKYGVADVVLGIAISGVPFATLMADVMGAETGLETSLAVFHPVKHRKDEGAEGAISSNFAKVKGKRVVVVDDVITSGRTIAEVVEVLKNQGAKPIAVTVLIDKKGISEVDGVPVESLIRVRRLG
- a CDS encoding UbiA family prenyltransferase, which codes for MSVHLYETGSLKNATFLRELFFALKNLLIHGGFLPALWGPSLLVASSVLLESHCSPLSCGVSFMLPLTVYAYDYLADLDVDSLTNSDRSEFNRRWGKWLLAAYAGALLALLLICMDPLIMALTAALFIMGIMYAGFFKGLTRYMTGFKNIYLGLIWSSWTTIPAMGGSHPAQALVFIFMFLKVYVNTAFSDYKDVESDSLKGLKTLPVVFGENSLMILQLINALGATILSLGVLTGIIPFIGVVAVILSVYTALYLHLKPFMDIRTATLIADLEGPLHLLLAVGVIS